The genomic segment ttttgtttttttttaaaagtagcTTTATTTGGAAAATCAGATATTATGTTAAAAATCAAAGTAAAGCATCGGTTCACAATTTTATAATGTAACTTCCGGTTTGATTGATCCATAGGAGATGATAAACATCACATCCCTAATAGAGAAGATCTCATTGCGTGTCGTGTAACCGAGTAGTAGCTCTAACCTCTTTACCAttgacacacacacaccacATCCTTAAGCAAACCCTAATTACAGTCGTATCTCTATCTCCTCGCATTCGATACCAATCGCTTCCCGAAGCTTCCAATATATTCTCTTGCTTGTCATTGTTCATCTCTCGATTTCAATTTCCTAAATTACGTTTCTTTTAAATCACCACACCAGTATACATACTTTTTTGTCGTTTCTGGGTCTGAGGAGCCCTATCTATCTTCCATCGCTTTCAAAATCGCCGTCCATCAGAGTATTTGTTTGGTCCCGTTTCTACGAATTTGTATAAAAAGATCAATCCTTTTTGTAGAAACTAGCGACGATTCATCACCTCGATTCTTGGGTTTGATCCTTGGGTTTGATCAGAAGACTCTAGTTGGTtgaaagaggaaagaaaaaaagaaagaaggatgGTTGGTGGTGGAAACAGGAGAGACGAAGGATCGATGCCGATTCAAAACACCAACTTGTTTGCTGCGTTGGATActtcaaggaagaagaagaagtctggTAAGTCGAGCAAAGGTTCCTCTAAGTCTCGACAAGATCCACCAAAGGAGCCTGAGCCACAGGTCTTCTGGGCACCTACTCCTCTCAAAGCTAAAGCTTGGGCTGATATCGATagcgatgatgaagatgatgactaTTACGCTACCACTGCTCCACCTCAGTCCTTGTGGAGCACTTCTGAAGCCTCCCATTCCGATGCCAAAGACGTTCACGTTGAGGTCagtgtttaaaaatctttcatttgctttctttttcattagTGATTTTTGGGTTTGTGATCGTGATTGTGCATTTGTCGTGGAGGTTGATTGCATTGTTGTGTGAATGTTCAAGTGGTCTCTTGCAATAAGCCTCTTTTGATTTCATATTCTTTCAGTGCTACTCTCATTGAGGACTTTAATGATTTGGCTTTTTTCTGCTCTTGATGTCTCTCGCTTATGCTTTGTACCTGTCGATTCATAAAATGTTACTTATCTGTGTTCCATGGTTGTTGTATTGTCCCAAAAGGGAATTGAATGTTGCTCTGAAGTAAGCTGCTTTGTCTGCTGTAGGTAAAATCATTGTTTATCTAATTGTTTACTTTTGCTGTTATAGAAAATTCTCTAAGCAATATATGTTTGCAACTTTGGTTGTCTGTAAATCGTGGTTGTATGCTTATTTGTTCATTGGTTTCTGATAGAGATGTATGTGATTTCAATATCGCAGGAAAGTGAAAGCGAAGAAGACATTCTtgatgaaggagatgatgatgatgtggaggaagaaCAAGGAACAGAGACACAAGTTCATCCAGAAGCAGAGGCTGAGGTGAAAAAGGCTCCTGAAGTTCCTGCACCTCCTAAGGAGGCAGAGAGGCAGCTTTccaagaaagagaggaaaaagaaggAACTTGCTGAGCTTGAGGCTTTGTTAGCAGATTTTGGAGTTGCACCCAAAGATGAGAATGGTCAAGAAGACTCTCAAGGTACTTTACTGTATCCATTCGTTGGTGACGTTTATATGTGAATACTTGTGTGCATTGACTTATGACTGGCTGGGAAAACCATGTTAGCTAATACTGATAGATGTTTCTTCTCCCAAATTCCTAACAGAGAAGCAAGGGAAGAAAGAAGTCGATGGTgagggagagaagaaggagaatgcAACTGGAGAATCGAAGgcctcaaagaagaagaaaaagaaggagaaacagAAGGAAGCAAAAGAAACTCAGAGTGAAGTGAAGAGTAACTCGGATGCTGCAAGTGAGTCTGCTGAGCAGGAggagtcttcttcatcaattGATGTGAAAGAACAATTAAAGAAGTTAGcatcgatgaagaagaagaaatcaagcaaAGATGGGGATAGTGGTGCAACAGCTGCTGCAAAGGAAGCAGCAGCGAGGAAGGCAAAGTTGGCCGCCgcgaagaaaaaagaaaagaaaaactacaaTCAGCAACCGGTGAGGTgaagaaatcatcaaaattcaCCCACCGTTTTGATATGAACATGTGTTTGACGGGTTTTGTTCATATGAGACTTTGCCTtgaacaaaatcttttgatggGAGAATGTGGTTGGCCCGTATTTTTAGAATTATGACTTGGATGGATCTTTTTAATCGTATCACACACAGTGAAACACTGAAACATGAAATGAAAAGCTTTctctttgaattcttttttgttCAGTTCTTATCGGATAATTTTGTTTCCTCCGTTTTTCATTAGATCCAGAGGGACATGCTTTGATTGCTAATCCGGTAATGGTGAAGTTCCACAATGCTACTTAACATAAGAACAGTGTGGTGTAGTAACTATGAATCTCTCTATAAAGATTAAAACACCCAAATTTCATGACTTTGGCTACTTTGACTATGGTTCTAAAATTGACAAAtcccaataaataaaaataagctggtttggtttttttttttttttccattcgAGTAAATATCGTATTTGGGCAAAACCTAACTAAGGTTTTTTCACTTGCGGNaaaaaaaacttatttttatggtATGTTTGAGAATCTTCTTGAATAAAATAAgctggtttggtttttttttttttggttccattCGAGTAAATATCGTATTCGGGCAAAACCTAACTAATACTTGTTTTTTCACTTGCggtttggtgttgttttgtttgctcaaaaaaaaaaaaaagttgctctCATCGGGAAAAGTAGAAGAAATGTGGAGAAGAGTGATCGGAAATGTCGCCGTCCGGCATCAGTTACAGAGAGCGTTATCCAGTAAAGCCGGTGGAAGTGGAAAGAGCGGCAACGTATCAGCTGCTGTGGATTCGATGCTTCTGCGTTCCCTTAAGGAACATTACCTTGAAGTTTCTAAGATGACCCCTCCTCCGGTTCGTTCCTTCctccccttctctctctctctgtgtttctCTCTACGTTTCGTCTTAGATTACTAGTTGGTATTTTCACTTAGGGTTTATTATAGTTAACTTAAACCCTAGCTGCTGATTGGTTCACTTAGGGTTTTTGGTGGGTTTGAGATTTACTGAATTCAATTGATTTTGCAGAAAGTGAGTCCTCCTTCACCGTTTGAGATTGTGAAAGGATCACTTGAAGGAACTGGAGGAGCTGTTCTGAAGAAATCTGTTGGAAATGAAGAGATTAGTCTTTTCGTTATGCGGTTGGCTCATGGAGGTGATGAGGAAGACGAAGGGATCAACCAGTTGTTCCTCCATGTGGCTGTGTCTAAGCCAAACCAGGCTGATTCTTTGCATTTCCTTTGCGGTCTTTACCCTGACGCTTTGGGTATTCACTCTGTTTCCATGAGGCCTAAACTCGAGTCTTTGGAGATTTCTGATGATCCTACTCAATACACTGGCCCTTCTTTTGAGtgagcttctctctctctctcatctctctcttaaCCTTTTTCACAGTatattatatttcattatttgctTGACGTTTTAGTAATTCAGTGAATGAGAGATGACTAGTGACTAGTAGCAGAATTGGATTAATGCTGCCCTTAATTTGTCTATCCGAAGTTGGGGAAACTAATCCAACATAAGAAGAATAGGCGTAGTATAATTGTATTGTTTGAGAACTTATAGATTGACAGAACCATTATAGGTGATTCATTTCTGTTTTAAGCTGTCTCCTGTTGCTGCATTCAGAACTGTCAAAGTAAGAATGTGGTGTTGATTAGGCCAGCTAAGTTTATCTTCATTTCTGAAATAGTGAAGGATGATTTCAAGAAACAACAATCCTTTTTGGTCATTTTCTGGTAGACATTGAGGAATGAGAATATATAATGGAATGGTGGTAGATGTGTTCTAGATATTTCAGTTACTGCTGTTACATATTTGCAGTGAAGTCTCACCACACAATCGGTTTGTTTCTAATATGAAACCTCCAAATCAAAGGATTAGTCTTTGGCCTGTTCTTCACATTCTTTTTCACTGCATTTCTCAGTTTCAAAGATAAGAGCTTGTACATGCAATTCAGCATTTTGTAACTCACAATTGATAGAAAAAGTTACTCTATTGGCAAGTAAGTGTTTCTATTTGTTTGACAGAGAGCTCGATGAGAAGATGAGAGATGTATTCCATGGCTTCCTAGAGGAGCGAGGTGTGAACGAGAGTCTCTTCCCGTTTCTTCAGGCATGGCTCTATGTAAAGGATCACCGTAACCTACTGCGATGGTTCAAAACTGTTGGCACATTTGTTCATGAAAACCCATCTGCAGAAAACTCCTAGAAGAACAATACTTTTCAGTGCTTGGATAAGTTTCTGCGATTAAATGTTTTAGCATAGCATTAAACCGCTCTTTAGATGATACAGCTCAAATGTTTCAGGAACTGAATCACTTTTGCCTCTTCCAAACCATTTTAAGAACATATGCATCCATGATATGATGTTCTGTTAAGAAAAGGTTCACTTTATGTCTTTGCCAAAGGCATAATTATGGTCTTTATGCTTCTTGTTGCAAACTATCGAATCTAACACTGATTTTGTGAAACTAACGAAGTCGATGTTCTAATCAGAAACTAAAATA from the Camelina sativa cultivar DH55 chromosome 12, Cs, whole genome shotgun sequence genome contains:
- the LOC104730010 gene encoding lisH domain-containing protein C1711.05; the protein is MVGGGNRRDEGSMPIQNTNLFAALDTSRKKKKSGKSSKGSSKSRQDPPKEPEPQVFWAPTPLKAKAWADIDSDDEDDDYYATTAPPQSLWSTSEASHSDAKDVHVEESESEEDILDEGDDDDVEEEQGTETQVHPEAEAEVKKAPEVPAPPKEAERQLSKKERKKKELAELEALLADFGVAPKDENGQEDSQEKQGKKEVDGEGEKKENATGESKASKKKKKKEKQKEAKETQSEVKSNSDAASESAEQEESSSSIDVKEQLKKLASMKKKKSSKDGDSGATAAAKEAAARKAKLAAAKKKEKKNYNQQPVR
- the LOC104730012 gene encoding uncharacterized protein At2g39795, mitochondrial-like, whose protein sequence is MWRRVIGNVAVRHQLQRALSSKAGGSGKSGNVSAAVDSMLLRSLKEHYLEVSKMTPPPKVSPPSPFEIVKGSLEGTGGAVLKKSVGNEEISLFVMRLAHGGDEEDEGINQLFLHVAVSKPNQADSLHFLCGLYPDALGIHSVSMRPKLESLEISDDPTQYTGPSFEELDEKMRDVFHGFLEERGVNESLFPFLQAWLYVKDHRNLLRWFKTVGTFVHENPSAENS